From the genome of Electrophorus electricus isolate fEleEle1 chromosome 14, fEleEle1.pri, whole genome shotgun sequence:
TCTCCTTGTTCTCCAGCTCATCCCTCAGGCTACTCAGCTGCTTCTGGTGAGCTTCCCTGTGGTTCTGGATCTGCTGCTCCACCGCAGCctacacacaaatgaaaaaagtGACCTTTGCCATATATTAAGCTACAAATCTGTAGTTTATGGCAGGACCTTCATTccaaaaatgtttgcatattgcacacacacacacaaaaaaggcatAGACACCATCATTGTACAGTacaatgagagtgtgtgtgaaactcCTGAAATTCTGTGTGCAATAAAGTGGTGCATGTGGCACAAAATCTAGAACCTGAGCAACAAAAAGCAATATGGTCTGATCAGTTATTACACGGCTTCAGCAGTGTCACGTTTGGAGAAGGCAAATGTCTGCTACCATTAAACATGATGGTGAATGCATAGTGTTGAGGACAGCCACCTCCAGGTAAATGTATGGCATTTACAAAGGACAGAAATTGTTCTGGAGTTGGTGATCCACCAATTTAGGTACTTGGGAATGCAGCACTGTTAAggtgttttcattattttactttACTATTTTTCTCCCAAGTTATGCCAATTCCTACCCACCAACTAGCTGGCTTCCCGTCACGACAGCAAATTACAGAGGGTGCAGTGAGCACATGTTCCCACCAAGACTTGTGATGCCAATCACAACATCTTTTTAAACTGTTGCCTGTGCTGTGACAGAGGACAACTCAATGCACTCAGAGGATAAAAAGCACCAGCAGGCATGAATAGCCATGATTGGCTAGTTTCACACAGGGCGCAGTGTAATGCCACCCCTCCCACCATAAAGCAGCTCCAGTTTGCTCCCCTGAACCCCTGGCCAGTCATTTAGGCTAGAACTCCAAATAGTGCTGTGAAAATGCATACCTTGACCTCATTTGCTGTCTGAatctcattctctttttccaTAGCATGAACTTTCTCTGTAAAAgatcaaaaatatcaaaaacaatCAGTAAATAGCATACGCCTTCTTACAAATGCATCTGAACACTCAAAACTCGGAGTGCTTGAACAGACTGAGATGTTAATCTCAGAAATGGGGATCAAATAACTCTCCTCTAAAAGTTAggttataaatattttactagGGAACTACAACTTAATGAAGGTGTGATAGTGTAAGAGTGGAGGCATGTGTACCCTGAGCGCTGATCTTGACCAGCTCCTCATTGAGGGAGTCTACGTTCTCCTCCAACTGTCTCTTCTTCTGCTCTACATTCTGAAGGTACTCTGTTAGAGACTTGATCTTAGCCTCATGCTGtacacaggcaaaaaaaaaaaattaaatgcagattttaaaaagttaaaatgtatCCTTACCAAAATGTAATATACACCCTTAATACATGTCTAAGACCTTCCTAAGAGGAACACTACAAAATTCTTTTACTGGCTCTGTTAAGTAAACAGATGTTTCTCAGGTTCTACAGGTCTTGCATCAGTTACCTGGGAGATGCGGAGCTGGCAAGCGGCCAGCTCCTTCTCATTCTCGTCCATCTTCTTGTTGCTGTCAGCCTGAGCCATCTCCAGCTGCTTACTGCGCTTCACTAGGGTCTTCACCTCTGATTTCATCTTACTGATGTAGAGCCTGGCCACAGTGAACTCTTCGTCGATCAGACCACTTCCCTCATGCTGCTGAGAggcagagcaagacagagggggagatgcaaaaaacccaaaacaaaacaggatagGACCAAGACAAAATGCAgattaaaaaaggaatgaaaaataaaggaacagaTAATGGAAATGAATTAAAAGgttcaaatggaaaaatgttCAAGGTTTCTTGCAACAGGTGTTTGTCAGTATTcttataaacatttacatagaTTAAGCTTCTGCAGAGTCAGCATGGTTGTATTGGCTCTCACCTTGATGTCATTACTGCCCACAGCAATGCCAATCTCTGCCAGGTCCTTcaacagtgatgacatcatttCAGTCACTCTCTTCTTCTGATGGTTGGTCATCTCCTTTAACTTCTGAAGCTCAGAGTCTAAGGAGGCCAGAACACTCTGCAACAACATGAATAGGCAAAACTCAGACACCTTTGGACCACAGGAGGGCCCCAACACCAAACTTTCCATTGGGGGTCATGTTGTTCAGGTTCACAAACACAATATCTTTTAGTGTTTGACCTCAGTGTTTCACTCATTGCCATATCAGATCTGCCTTTAACTCACACAGCTCTTCTTAATACCACTGTAAAACATATCTAATAAATGCCTTCACACCGATTTCTGGTTGAGCTCATCACTCAGGGTCTCAAACTCCTTGGTCTTGTCTTCCACCTCCTGGCTCTTCTGGTCATAGTTGACAGCAAGCTCCTCCAGAGCCTGCAgcacctccttcacctcctccttAGAGGCCTCGTTCTCCAGCTGCAGGCGGGTCAGCTCCGCCTGCAGGTTATCGTGGTCCCGGCGTGAAGAGGCCAGCAGCTGCAACATttgcacccacacacgcacgcacaaacatatttggacaatgcatacacacacatggacggAGATCAATCTGCAGCAACAGGGCTAAAACAGTATGTATAACAGAAAATAACTTGTAGAATAGAAGAACATCAGGAACAGCCGCACAGATGAGTTAAAGGGAGCCGTTTAAGAAAGTGGAGGCGCTCACCTCTTCCTGGTCCAGCATCTGTTGCTTGAGTTTCTCAGCCAGCTGAGACTGCTGGTTTATCTCATCATcctgaagagagagggagagcaaggaTGAGCATTATAAGAACCAGAGAGAGCACAACTGACAGGGAGGCAGTGTGAGATGTCAAACACTGAATCCAATAAACATGTAATGCTGCAAACATTCACAGTGGTCAGCCATGTGCGATAGCTCAAATAGCCTTTGTCACCTTGTCATCCAGTTGCTTGTAGAGTTTGGCTAGCTCTGcctcacacttctctctctcagtgtcagTCAGACGCACCCCAGGGATGTTGGGGGTGGAGGCAATCTTATCATTATTCACTGTATTATCCAGAGCTAAAACCTCAGCATTGGCCTTCTCCTTATCAAACTGCTCTTCAATCGGCACAGTCTCACCTAGAACCAggcagatatacatacacacacttgccaagctgaattaaaataatttacaattcTGTTTCTAAAGTAGCATTTCCTAATTATGGGGCAGTCTAGCTGGCTGAAAGCACATGTACCATTCCTCCAGCGGTTGAGCTCATTCTCCAGCCAAGTGATGGTGTTGCGGAGGGTcttgttcttctctttctctttctcatattTCTTCTTCCACTGTTCCGCCGTCAACTCCACATTGACACATACAGTGTTCTTAATGGTCTTCGCTCTGAGGATGGTACAGTGTTCATACACGTGTgaacaaatatgtaaatgtaacattatgaAATATCCCATAAACGGTTaatatatggtgtgtgtgtgtccatcctcaCCTCTGTCCAAACAAGAGTGTAGATTTGGTCTCAGCCTCATTAAAAGAGGAAGGAGAGCAGCAGATCACAATGGTAGTTCTGCAATTCCCACCCAGAGAGTCCTGAAGGATCCTCGTCATCTTACTGTCTCTGTAGGGAACATATGTCTGCGAGAGACACAGGAAAAATATGTATACGTTTTATGTGTGAAAGCCGATAGAGATGGGTGCAAAAAAGgtgaaatgtgtatttaatCAATTGCATTCATACACTACAATAATACTAAGGAGTTGTATTGTCAAATTCTTGGCCACATCTGCAtgaatgcacaaacaaacataatataggAAAGTGGAACAAATATACCGATCCTTCAGCCAGTGCAGAAATGACATTGCCCAGTGCAGAGAGGGACTTGTTAATGTTTTTGGCTTCATCCAAAACAGCTCCTTCAGCTCCAGTCTTACTGACCTACACGCACAAAAATGCACGTCAGTACAAAGCCATAAAAAGGGGGCAGTCAAAGCGAAAGAAAACAAGTCAGAATGAAAGCAAATGTCACCAGAGCTGCAAGCAAGGGAGATGAGAATTACCTTCTCACTCCCAGCCAGGTCGACCAGATAGAGCTTCCCGCTAAgtttctgttctgtctgtgtgttctcctgcttCACATTAATCAGGAAGATACTGTGACTCCTGGAGCTGTGCTCATTCATGTCtggcacacacaggcaaacgcgcgcgcgcgagtacacacacacacacacacacacacacacccacacaccaaaaataaaatcattacaGCCATGTACTATTTCACAAGTTTAAGCTTCCATTTAAAGTGTTTGACATCATGTACAAAAAAATATTCCCTCCTAGGTTCTCACTCAATTTTAGTCACGGCCAACTCAACTACCACAAATAACAACTACCACCCTGGGAGGGCACTTAAGATGTTCAGTGTAATTGTAAGCCAAGAGACAACTACACTGCCTACAGACTGGCTAGGGTTGTTAGTATTAAGAGTTAAACCTGGCCAGCCTTACCAGCCTGAGTATGGCCTACCATGCTGTCATGCACTCCTGGAAATAGATGGCTGTGATACACTGAACAACTTGTGGCTCAATAAACTGCTCAAGGGGACACAAGCCTTTGTTAGGAAGATGGGCAGTGATGTTGACATCAGCAGCACTTAGCTCATTGCAACACCTCATCTGGGACTTGGAATGGCAACACTCCAGTGACCAGAACAGGCAgataatccatttcatttttactaACTTATGGCACTACTGCATCCacaaaattgaaaaaataattacagcCATTTCACACAAATTCCAAATTTTAATGTACTCTGGTTTTCTGTCATCTAAACATGAACATCTCTCTCATGTAAACATGAACAGGTTAAAGCCAAAATGCAAGTGTCTGAATAAGCTTACTTGTAACAGCCACATGTCTGTTGGATTTGCCTTCATCAATGGTATCCATTACCTCTTCCGGGCTACAAACAAAGCGCTCAGTGCAACCCTGGGgtgggaaaggggggggggggtgaggggtagGAGAAAGAAGCCAGTGAATTACTATTAGTGCAGCCAACGCAACAACCATCAACTCATTCAACTTTAGCTATAATTCACCTTGACATATGGGACCCTGTTCTTGTCTTCATGCACAGAAAGGTTAGTC
Proteins encoded in this window:
- the kif5bb gene encoding kinesin-1 heavy chain isoform X1 — its product is MADPAECTIKVMCRFRPLNGSEVMRGDKYIPKFQAEDNVIVGGKPYVFDRVFQSSTTQEQVYKACAQEIVKDVLGGYNGTIFAYGQTSSGKTHTMEGNLHDPDGMGIIPRIVQDIFNYIYSMDENLEFHIKVSYFEIYLDKIRDLLDVSKTNLSVHEDKNRVPYVKGCTERFVCSPEEVMDTIDEGKSNRHVAVTNMNEHSSRSHSIFLINVKQENTQTEQKLSGKLYLVDLAGSEKVSKTGAEGAVLDEAKNINKSLSALGNVISALAEGSTYVPYRDSKMTRILQDSLGGNCRTTIVICCSPSSFNEAETKSTLLFGQRAKTIKNTVCVNVELTAEQWKKKYEKEKEKNKTLRNTITWLENELNRWRNGETVPIEEQFDKEKANAEVLALDNTVNNDKIASTPNIPGVRLTDTEREKCEAELAKLYKQLDDKDDEINQQSQLAEKLKQQMLDQEELLASSRRDHDNLQAELTRLQLENEASKEEVKEVLQALEELAVNYDQKSQEVEDKTKEFETLSDELNQKSSVLASLDSELQKLKEMTNHQKKRVTEMMSSLLKDLAEIGIAVGSNDIKQHEGSGLIDEEFTVARLYISKMKSEVKTLVKRSKQLEMAQADSNKKMDENEKELAACQLRISQHEAKIKSLTEYLQNVEQKKRQLEENVDSLNEELVKISAQEKVHAMEKENEIQTANEVKAAVEQQIQNHREAHQKQLSSLRDELENKEKLITELQDLNQKIMLEQERLKVEHEKLKSMDQDKSRKLHDLTVMQDRREQARQDLKGLEETVAKELQTLHNLRKLFVQDLATRVKKSAEMDSDDTGGSAAQKQKISFLENNLEQLTKVHKQLVRDNADLRCELPKLEKRLRATAERVKALETALKEAKENAVRDRKRYQQEVDRIKEAVRAKNMARRGHSAQIAKPIRPGQPPAASPTHPNVNRPGAGLLQISQPVGVRGGGGAKQ
- the kif5bb gene encoding kinesin-1 heavy chain isoform X2, coding for MADPAECTIKVMCRFRPLNGSEVMRGDKYIPKFQAEDNVIVGGKPYVFDRVFQSSTTQEQVYKACAQEIVKDVLGGYNGTIFAYGQTSSGKTHTMEGNLHDPDGMGIIPRIVQDIFNYIYSMDENLEFHIKVSYFEIYLDKIRDLLDVSKTNLSVHEDKNRVPYVKGCTERFVCSPEEVMDTIDEGKSNRHVAVTNMNEHSSRSHSIFLINVKQENTQTEQKLSGKLYLVDLAGSEKVSKTGAEGAVLDEAKNINKSLSALGNVISALAEGSTYVPYRDSKMTRILQDSLGGNCRTTIVICCSPSSFNEAETKSTLLFGQRAKTIKNTVCVNVELTAEQWKKKYEKEKEKNKTLRNTITWLENELNRWRNGETVPIEEQFDKEKANAEVLALDNTVNNDKIASTPNIPGVRLTDTEREKCEAELAKLYKQLDDKDDEINQQSQLAEKLKQQMLDQEELLASSRRDHDNLQAELTRLQLENEASKEEVKEVLQALEELAVNYDQKSQEVEDKTKEFETLSDELNQKSSVLASLDSELQKLKEMTNHQKKRVTEMMSSLLKDLAEIGIAVGSNDIKHEGSGLIDEEFTVARLYISKMKSEVKTLVKRSKQLEMAQADSNKKMDENEKELAACQLRISQHEAKIKSLTEYLQNVEQKKRQLEENVDSLNEELVKISAQEKVHAMEKENEIQTANEVKAAVEQQIQNHREAHQKQLSSLRDELENKEKLITELQDLNQKIMLEQERLKVEHEKLKSMDQDKSRKLHDLTVMQDRREQARQDLKGLEETVAKELQTLHNLRKLFVQDLATRVKKSAEMDSDDTGGSAAQKQKISFLENNLEQLTKVHKQLVRDNADLRCELPKLEKRLRATAERVKALETALKEAKENAVRDRKRYQQEVDRIKEAVRAKNMARRGHSAQIAKPIRPGQPPAASPTHPNVNRPGAGLLQISQPVGVRGGGGAKQ